A stretch of Aphanothece sacrum FPU1 DNA encodes these proteins:
- a CDS encoding Uma2 family endonuclease: protein MIKTISKTEIIYASSDGEPMAETYLHLYAILTTLEVLKQYLVGQPATVLANQFLYYSQGFPKMRVAPDVMVIFDVEPGGRDNYKIWEEGKVPQVIFEMTSPGTKNQDLEFKKGIYEQLGVTEYWLFDPKGEWISEKLRGYRLRNDSYELIEDHRSQPLKLRLAVEGELIGFYREDTQEKLLIPDELAIALQQTQTQLRREIEEKEAVKQQLLEMEAKLEQYRQQFGEL, encoded by the coding sequence ATGATAAAAACTATCTCAAAAACAGAAATTATCTATGCCAGTTCCGATGGAGAACCCATGGCGGAAACTTATCTTCATCTATATGCTATTTTAACCACCCTAGAGGTACTCAAACAGTATTTAGTCGGTCAACCAGCAACGGTACTGGCTAATCAATTTCTCTATTATAGTCAGGGTTTTCCTAAGATGCGGGTTGCACCGGATGTCATGGTAATTTTTGATGTAGAACCAGGAGGGAGAGATAATTATAAAATTTGGGAAGAAGGAAAAGTTCCTCAAGTAATATTTGAGATGACTTCTCCTGGAACTAAAAATCAAGATCTCGAATTTAAAAAGGGAATTTATGAACAGTTAGGGGTCACAGAATATTGGTTATTTGATCCTAAAGGAGAATGGATCTCTGAGAAATTAAGGGGATATCGTCTCAGAAATGATAGTTATGAATTAATTGAGGATCATCGCAGTCAACCTTTAAAATTGCGCTTAGCAGTAGAAGGAGAGTTAATTGGATTTTATCGGGAAGATACTCAAGAAAAACTCTTAATTCCCGACGAATTAGCGATCGCTTTACAACAAACCCAAACCCAGTTACGACGGGAAATAGAGGAAAAAGAGGCAGTGAAACAGCAGTTATTGGAGATGGAAGCTAAATTAGAGCAGTATCGCCAACAATTCGGGGAACTTTAG
- a CDS encoding DUF3120 domain-containing protein, producing the protein MTRRVSPTWRMFLGAGFLVSVPVFIEAPLVRFYPEISLLMTLGWIWLAQWLMKREKTHVWGDLLLGFSWSWLAGSLYWGWLRWEPLIHLPLESIGVPVAIWGLWRGWGKIGHFFYLGSLLGTAVTDGYFYLTGLIPHWRQLMQVDPILATPIFQAALAQVQTPWGISWAIVLVNILLGISLWAMQKPQQHWWAFAGAVLSTILVDSLFWVAATLA; encoded by the coding sequence ATAACCCGTCGAGTGTCCCCAACCTGGCGAATGTTTTTAGGGGCAGGATTTTTAGTGTCAGTTCCCGTCTTCATCGAAGCTCCATTAGTGCGCTTTTACCCCGAAATCAGTCTATTAATGACTCTGGGTTGGATATGGTTAGCCCAATGGCTGATGAAACGAGAAAAAACCCATGTATGGGGAGATTTACTCTTAGGGTTTAGTTGGAGTTGGTTGGCCGGTTCCCTGTATTGGGGGTGGTTACGTTGGGAACCCTTAATCCATCTTCCCTTAGAATCCATCGGGGTTCCTGTGGCTATTTGGGGACTGTGGCGAGGTTGGGGCAAAATTGGTCACTTCTTTTATCTGGGGTCATTATTAGGGACAGCAGTAACAGATGGGTATTTTTACTTAACTGGATTAATTCCTCATTGGCGACAACTGATGCAGGTTGACCCCATCTTAGCTACACCGATTTTTCAAGCCGCTTTAGCCCAAGTACAAACCCCTTGGGGCATAAGTTGGGCCATTGTCTTAGTCAATATTCTCTTAGGCATTAGTTTATGGGCGATGCAGAAACCCCAACAACATTGGTGGGCATTTGCAGGGGCAGTTTTGAGTACAATCTTAGTGGACAGTCTGTTTTGGGTTGCTGCCACTCTTGCTTAA
- a CDS encoding dihydroorotate dehydrogenase-like protein, with protein MNLTTTYLGLTLKSPIVVGSCAPLTEDIDNLKRMEDSGAAAVVLHSFFEEQLRQERLELHHHLTYGTESFAEALTYFPEPQIFHVGSQEYLNHIRKAKEIVDIPIIASLNGSTLGGWLDYSQQIEQAGADALELNIYYVPTDLDIPGGEVEQNYIDILKAVKSAINIPIAIKVSPYFSNTANMAKRLAEAGADGLVLFNRFYQPDIDLDNLEVYPNVLLSTPQAMRLPMRWIAILYGRIEADLAATSGIHHPADVLKMVMAGAKVTQVVSALLRHGIGYLGTLEDGIWRWMEEHEYESIEQMQGSLSQLHCPDPSAFERVQYMKALQTYAPIWQVR; from the coding sequence ATGAATTTAACAACGACCTATCTAGGATTAACATTAAAATCTCCAATTGTGGTAGGGTCTTGCGCTCCCTTGACAGAAGACATCGATAATCTAAAACGCATGGAAGATTCAGGAGCCGCAGCCGTTGTCCTGCACTCATTTTTTGAAGAACAATTACGACAAGAAAGACTAGAATTACATCACCATTTAACCTATGGAACAGAAAGTTTTGCGGAAGCTTTGACTTATTTTCCTGAACCCCAAATTTTTCATGTCGGTTCCCAAGAATATTTAAACCATATTCGCAAAGCCAAAGAAATAGTTGATATTCCTATTATTGCCAGTTTAAATGGTTCTACATTGGGAGGTTGGTTAGATTATTCCCAACAAATTGAACAAGCAGGGGCTGATGCCCTAGAATTAAATATCTACTATGTTCCTACAGATTTAGATATTCCAGGAGGTGAAGTTGAACAAAATTATATTGATATCTTAAAAGCTGTCAAATCTGCCATTAATATCCCTATTGCTATCAAAGTTAGTCCCTATTTTAGTAACACTGCTAATATGGCGAAAAGATTAGCTGAAGCGGGGGCCGATGGCTTAGTCTTATTTAACCGTTTCTATCAACCTGATATTGACTTAGATAACCTAGAAGTCTATCCGAATGTTCTTTTAAGTACCCCTCAAGCGATGCGTCTTCCTATGCGTTGGATTGCTATTTTATATGGACGCATAGAAGCTGACTTAGCTGCTACCAGTGGCATTCATCATCCGGCAGATGTGCTAAAAATGGTCATGGCCGGGGCAAAAGTCACCCAAGTGGTAAGTGCCTTATTACGTCATGGTATCGGCTATTTAGGAACCTTAGAGGATGGTATCTGGCGTTGGATGGAAGAACACGAATATGAGTCTATCGAGCAAATGCAAGGGAGTCTGAGTCAATTACATTGTCCTGATCCTAGTGCCTTTGAACGAGTACAGTATATGAAAGCTTTACAAACTTATGCCCCCATCTGGCAAGTTCGCTAA
- a CDS encoding cyclic nucleotide-binding domain-containing protein — translation MFNVVDGLTQINKVLENIKFPIGTNEISLIYWLQIVFYLIFIVVLTNYFNRILNLNLHIRKIIEIGKLKKLKESDIVFRENDPGDAFYVILEGSVEIFTKKLGKTLAILQTGNFFGELALILGIRRSATVKALEDTLLFSINSKQFEKILRDNSILHELIIQELAKNQEELHKRREELRKHGLLTSDEENTHIVAWLRKRLNNILNF, via the coding sequence GTGTTTAATGTAGTAGACGGATTAACTCAAATAAACAAAGTTTTGGAAAATATTAAATTTCCTATTGGAACTAATGAAATTTCTCTAATTTACTGGTTGCAAATAGTTTTTTATTTAATTTTTATTGTTGTTTTAACTAATTATTTTAATCGAATTCTGAATCTAAATCTACATATTAGAAAAATAATTGAAATCGGCAAATTGAAAAAATTAAAAGAATCTGATATCGTATTCCGAGAAAATGATCCAGGTGATGCTTTTTATGTTATCCTTGAAGGATCAGTGGAAATTTTTACAAAAAAATTAGGAAAAACCCTAGCTATTTTACAAACGGGCAATTTTTTTGGAGAACTTGCCTTAATCTTAGGAATTCGTCGTAGTGCGACAGTAAAAGCATTAGAAGATACCTTATTATTTTCTATTAATAGTAAACAGTTTGAAAAGATTTTAAGAGACAATTCTATTCTACATGAATTAATTATTCAGGAATTAGCCAAAAATCAAGAAGAACTTCACAAAAGACGAGAAGAATTGCGAAAACACGGGTTATTAACATCAGATGAAGAAAATACCCATATTGTGGCTTGGCTTCGGAAACGTTTAAATAATATATTAAATTTTTAG
- a CDS encoding HhoA/HhoB/HtrA family serine endopeptidase: MNITIKQLGIYVGLLTLGGGLGVWGSKYLSESSSTQTAETTPVVPSPIKSFPFASTTSTQDDNLNFIAKVAQKVGPAVVRIDAAREVSDNVPEAFEHHFFRRFFGEESPMPKEHIERGTGSGFILSSDGKLLTNAHVVEGTKQVKVTLKDGQVYQGEVIGIDPMTDVAVVKINAKNLPTVDLGQTEALQAGEWAIAIGNPLGLDNTVTVGIISALGRSSSEVGVPDKRVRFIQTDAAINPGNSGGPLLNSQGQVIGINTAIRADAQGLGFAIPIETAQRVAEQLLSKGMAEHPYLGIHMVTLTPEMQKELNEDQKLNFKVAQNQGVLVIRVMNNSPAEKGGLKPGDVILKVGNQAVKTASDVQQQVEVSRIKEPLEVFFIREGQTQKLTIYPEKFPATESQ, translated from the coding sequence ATGAATATTACTATAAAACAATTAGGGATCTACGTCGGATTATTAACCTTAGGGGGTGGCTTAGGGGTTTGGGGTAGTAAATATTTGAGTGAGTCTTCATCAACACAGACGGCTGAAACTACCCCGGTGGTTCCCAGTCCGATCAAATCTTTCCCCTTTGCTTCTACAACTTCAACCCAAGATGATAACTTAAATTTTATTGCTAAAGTTGCCCAAAAAGTTGGCCCGGCCGTCGTGCGAATTGATGCGGCCCGAGAAGTATCTGATAATGTTCCTGAAGCCTTTGAGCATCATTTTTTCCGTCGTTTTTTTGGGGAAGAATCTCCCATGCCGAAAGAACATATTGAACGGGGTACTGGTTCAGGGTTTATTCTCAGTTCTGATGGCAAGTTATTAACCAATGCTCATGTAGTGGAAGGGACAAAACAAGTTAAAGTCACCCTCAAAGATGGTCAAGTGTATCAGGGAGAGGTCATTGGTATTGATCCCATGACTGATGTAGCAGTGGTCAAAATTAATGCTAAGAATCTGCCAACGGTTGATTTAGGGCAAACAGAAGCCTTACAAGCGGGGGAATGGGCGATCGCTATTGGCAACCCGTTAGGACTGGATAATACGGTAACAGTGGGCATTATTAGTGCGTTGGGACGTTCCAGTTCAGAGGTGGGGGTTCCTGATAAACGAGTGAGATTTATTCAAACAGATGCAGCGATTAATCCTGGTAATTCTGGCGGCCCCCTCCTCAATTCTCAAGGACAAGTTATCGGTATTAATACGGCCATTCGGGCTGATGCTCAAGGGTTAGGGTTTGCTATACCCATAGAAACGGCTCAACGGGTGGCCGAGCAGTTATTATCGAAGGGAATGGCTGAGCATCCTTATCTGGGTATTCATATGGTCACGTTAACCCCAGAAATGCAAAAGGAACTCAATGAGGATCAAAAATTAAATTTTAAAGTAGCTCAAAATCAAGGAGTTTTAGTTATTCGTGTGATGAATAATTCTCCGGCTGAGAAAGGGGGTTTGAAACCAGGGGATGTTATTTTAAAAGTGGGAAATCAAGCTGTTAAAACTGCTTCTGATGTGCAACAACAAGTTGAAGTCAGTCGGATTAAAGAGCCATTAGAAGTGTTTTTTATTCGGGAGGGACAAACTCAAAAATTAACGATTTATCCTGAAAAATTTCCTGCCACAGAATCTCAATAA
- a CDS encoding DUF58 domain-containing protein, which translates to MIPSIKLYIYLLFGIVIALFLAIIFNSQFTLPLILIFDSIILILAILDSQQVKSYCVQITRKPLHRLSIGRDNLVELVIKNHNQNAQIIIKDDYPLDFLVSQTTLKIILQPHITQEVTYTIKPNQRGEYTWGNIQVKQLGKWKLAWYSWTIKAEQKVFIYPDLIGLRSLSIRLTLENTGSMRQGRRFGIGTEFSELQEYNKGDDIRLIDWKATARRNRPFIRVLEPEKEQTLIILLDRGRLMTSQVQGLKRFDWGLNATLSLALAGLHRGDKVGIGVFDKQVLTWIPPQRGQHQLSIFLERLSPIQPVLLEPDYVGTVSQLVQQQSRRALVVLITDIIDTTASAELLSAMGKLTPRYLPFCIALRDPQVDSIAHTSTIKVDEAYQRAVALDLLSQRQVAFAKLKQQGVLVLDAPANQISDQLVNRYLQLKAKSLL; encoded by the coding sequence ATGATTCCTTCAATTAAACTATATATATATTTACTATTTGGAATAGTAATTGCTTTATTTTTAGCCATTATTTTTAATTCTCAATTTACTCTTCCTTTGATCCTGATTTTTGATAGTATTATCCTAATTTTAGCCATTTTGGATAGTCAACAAGTAAAATCTTATTGTGTACAAATTACTCGTAAACCCTTACATCGTTTATCCATTGGTAGAGATAATTTAGTTGAATTGGTTATTAAAAATCATAATCAAAATGCCCAAATTATTATTAAAGATGACTATCCTCTAGATTTTTTAGTATCACAAACAACCTTAAAAATAATTTTACAACCTCATATTACTCAAGAAGTTACTTATACGATTAAGCCCAATCAGAGGGGGGAATATACCTGGGGTAATATTCAAGTAAAACAGTTAGGAAAATGGAAATTAGCTTGGTATTCTTGGACAATTAAAGCAGAACAAAAAGTTTTTATTTATCCTGATTTAATCGGTTTGCGATCGCTGTCTATTCGTCTTACCTTAGAGAATACAGGAAGTATGCGTCAAGGGAGAAGGTTCGGGATAGGAACCGAATTTTCTGAGTTACAAGAATACAATAAAGGAGATGATATACGGTTAATAGACTGGAAAGCAACTGCAAGGCGAAATCGTCCCTTTATTAGAGTATTAGAACCCGAAAAAGAACAGACTTTAATTATCTTATTAGATCGGGGTAGATTAATGACATCTCAAGTACAAGGTTTAAAACGATTCGACTGGGGATTAAATGCTACTTTATCTTTAGCATTAGCGGGGTTACATCGAGGAGATAAAGTCGGTATTGGAGTATTTGATAAACAAGTTTTGACCTGGATACCACCGCAACGAGGACAACATCAATTATCCATTTTTTTAGAACGTTTAAGCCCCATTCAACCTGTCTTATTAGAACCAGATTATGTGGGAACAGTTTCTCAGTTAGTACAACAACAAAGTCGTCGCGCTTTGGTAGTATTAATTACGGATATTATTGATACCACTGCGTCAGCAGAATTATTATCAGCCATGGGAAAATTAACCCCCCGTTATTTACCTTTTTGTATTGCCTTAAGAGATCCTCAAGTTGATAGTATTGCTCATACTTCTACGATAAAAGTTGATGAAGCTTATCAGCGTGCTGTTGCCTTAGATTTATTATCTCAGCGTCAAGTTGCTTTTGCCAAATTAAAACAACAAGGAGTATTAGTATTAGATGCACCGGCCAATCAAATTAGTGACCAATTAGTCAATCGTTATTTACAATTAAAAGCTAAGAGTTTACTCTAG
- a CDS encoding MBL fold metallo-hydrolase → MTQLLFLGSGSAFTVGADNFHSNILLITESGKKMLIDCGSDIRFSLHKAGFSHRDITDIYISHLHSDHVGGLEFVGFTTKFDPCCNQPNLYLKQDIADEIWTNTLSGGMTSIEGEIANIHSFFNIYPIEKNGFIWHNIKFDLIKVTHINNGKFIMPTYGLFFNLNGTNIFLTTDTQFCYEEVKELYEKSDLIFHDCEISKYPTPVHAHYEDLVNLPISIKQKMWLYGYQPGELPLAEKDGFLGFVKRGQIFNFQEINQHLLKYQ, encoded by the coding sequence ATGACACAGTTACTATTTTTAGGATCAGGTTCCGCTTTTACTGTTGGTGCAGATAACTTTCATTCTAACATTTTATTGATAACTGAATCAGGAAAAAAAATGTTAATTGATTGTGGTTCAGATATTAGATTTTCTTTGCATAAAGCAGGGTTTTCTCATCGAGATATTACTGATATTTATATTAGTCATTTACATTCGGATCATGTGGGAGGTTTAGAATTTGTTGGGTTTACTACTAAATTTGATCCTTGTTGTAATCAACCAAATCTTTATTTAAAACAAGACATTGCTGATGAAATTTGGACAAATACTTTATCAGGTGGAATGACATCAATTGAAGGAGAAATAGCTAATATACATAGCTTTTTTAATATCTATCCAATTGAGAAAAATGGTTTTATTTGGCACAATATAAAATTTGACTTAATCAAAGTTACTCATATTAATAATGGGAAATTTATCATGCCTACATATGGCTTATTTTTTAACCTTAATGGGACTAACATATTTTTAACTACTGATACTCAATTTTGTTATGAAGAAGTAAAAGAACTCTACGAAAAATCTGATTTAATTTTTCATGATTGTGAAATTTCTAAATATCCCACTCCTGTTCATGCACATTATGAAGATTTAGTCAATTTACCCATTAGTATTAAACAAAAAATGTGGCTTTATGGTTATCAACCAGGGGAATTACCACTAGCAGAAAAAGACGGATTTTTAGGTTTTGTTAAACGGGGGCAAATATTTAATTTTCAAGAAATAAACCAGCATTTGCTTAAATATCAATAA
- a CDS encoding CHASE2 domain-containing protein: MWKKLKQFFWQSRGVWIGTPTVASLVIILRLMGVLQGWEWDLFDFYMKSRPPETKDNRIAIIGIDENDLNHLNESIITDAVLAELLEKIKSQKPRAIGLDIYRDLPVPPGHNSLVNIFKSTPNLVGIQKVAGEMGRETVAPPLVLKDKGQVGANDLIFDADNQVRRGLISLDTTSRETIYSFSLHLALHYLEKENISPEILEGTDNWKLGKTVFYPLNPNEGSYIRTDAGGYQVLINYRGGDRTFETVSMTDILENKVPPNWGRDRVILIGKVGESFKDLFFTPYSSGLIGLPEPIAGVEIHANLTSQLISAALEGRPLFKSWPDPLEYLWIIFWSGVGATLSWQFRYAEGVKYLSGKRWGSIIGAGGVLGVSTYLAFLNGWWLPVVPPFLSLAGSTMAITAYVARTAGEIRKTFGRYLTDQVVANLLENPAGLKMGGERKKITILTSDLRGFTAISERLQPEEVVKILNFYLGHMAEIITTYQGTIDEFMGDGILVLFGAPTSQEDEAQRAVACGVAMQLAMKPINEQMKQWDLPKLEMGIGINTGEVVVGNIGSEKRTKYGIVGSQVNLTYRIESYTLGGQILISESTLAEAGSMIIIESEKKVKPKGVQEPISIYEVGGIQGDYNLFLPKDNEIFLSVTQDIPLQYSILSGKDIKERVYQGNLVQLSDNGGMIHCNHNDPEGFPCGMTNIKINLFISSEFSIINEDVYAKVLEKSSHNSGFYIRFTAKPPEVSKQLELIYQALQSNQ; this comes from the coding sequence ATGTGGAAAAAATTAAAACAGTTTTTTTGGCAAAGTCGGGGGGTGTGGATAGGGACTCCTACTGTAGCCTCATTAGTGATTATTTTGCGTTTAATGGGAGTTTTGCAAGGGTGGGAATGGGATTTATTTGATTTTTATATGAAATCTCGTCCCCCCGAAACTAAAGATAATCGTATTGCCATTATTGGTATTGATGAAAATGACTTAAATCATCTCAATGAATCTATTATTACTGACGCAGTTTTAGCCGAATTATTAGAAAAGATAAAAAGTCAAAAACCGAGGGCTATTGGACTTGATATTTATCGAGATTTACCTGTTCCTCCTGGTCATAATTCCTTAGTTAATATATTTAAGTCTACCCCTAATTTAGTAGGTATTCAAAAAGTAGCTGGAGAGATGGGACGAGAGACAGTTGCACCTCCTCTTGTATTGAAAGATAAGGGACAAGTTGGGGCCAATGATTTGATTTTTGATGCAGATAACCAAGTACGACGGGGATTAATTTCTTTAGATACTACGTCAAGAGAAACTATATATAGTTTTAGTTTACATTTAGCCCTTCATTATTTAGAAAAAGAAAATATTAGTCCCGAAATATTAGAAGGAACTGATAATTGGAAACTGGGAAAAACAGTTTTTTATCCCTTAAACCCTAATGAAGGAAGTTATATTCGCACTGATGCAGGAGGATATCAAGTATTAATTAATTATCGAGGGGGCGATCGCACTTTTGAAACCGTTTCTATGACAGATATTTTAGAGAATAAAGTACCTCCTAATTGGGGACGCGATCGTGTTATTTTGATTGGTAAAGTAGGAGAAAGTTTTAAAGATTTATTTTTTACTCCTTATAGTAGCGGATTGATTGGTTTACCTGAACCAATTGCCGGGGTAGAAATTCATGCTAATTTGACCAGTCAGTTAATTAGTGCGGCCCTAGAAGGTCGTCCCCTGTTTAAAAGTTGGCCAGATCCGTTAGAATACCTGTGGATCATTTTTTGGTCGGGGGTTGGGGCCACTCTCAGTTGGCAATTTCGCTATGCAGAAGGAGTTAAATATCTATCTGGGAAGCGATGGGGTAGTATTATCGGGGCCGGTGGGGTTTTAGGGGTCAGTACCTATCTCGCTTTTCTTAATGGTTGGTGGTTGCCTGTTGTGCCTCCTTTTCTTAGTTTAGCAGGTTCAACGATGGCTATTACTGCTTATGTGGCCCGAACGGCCGGAGAAATTCGCAAAACTTTTGGACGTTATCTTACTGATCAAGTGGTGGCTAATTTATTAGAAAATCCTGCTGGGTTAAAGATGGGAGGAGAGAGAAAAAAAATAACTATTCTTACTTCTGATTTAAGGGGATTTACGGCCATATCAGAACGTTTGCAACCGGAAGAAGTGGTCAAAATTCTTAACTTTTATTTAGGCCATATGGCAGAAATTATCACCACTTATCAAGGAACTATTGATGAATTTATGGGAGATGGAATTCTGGTATTATTTGGGGCCCCAACTTCTCAAGAAGATGAGGCACAACGGGCCGTTGCTTGTGGGGTTGCTATGCAGTTAGCCATGAAACCTATTAATGAACAGATGAAACAGTGGGATTTACCTAAATTAGAGATGGGTATTGGCATTAATACAGGAGAGGTGGTTGTGGGGAATATTGGGTCAGAAAAACGGACTAAATATGGGATAGTAGGATCTCAAGTTAATTTAACTTATCGCATTGAATCTTATACTCTTGGGGGACAGATTTTGATTTCTGAATCTACTTTAGCAGAAGCAGGATCAATGATAATAATTGAGTCAGAAAAAAAAGTAAAACCTAAAGGAGTACAAGAACCAATTTCTATTTATGAAGTTGGGGGAATTCAAGGAGACTATAATCTGTTTCTACCGAAAGACAATGAGATTTTCTTATCAGTTACTCAAGATATTCCTCTGCAATATAGTATTTTATCAGGAAAAGATATCAAAGAGAGAGTTTATCAAGGAAATTTAGTTCAATTATCTGATAATGGAGGAATGATTCATTGTAATCATAATGACCCAGAAGGGTTTCCTTGTGGGATGACCAATATTAAGATAAATTTATTTATTTCATCAGAATTTTCGATAATTAATGAAGATGTTTATGCTAAAGTGTTAGAGAAATCTAGTCATAATAGTGGGTTTTATATTCGCTTTACAGCTAAACCCCCAGAAGTTTCTAAGCAATTAGAACTCATTTATCAAGCTTTGCAATCTAATCAATAA
- a CDS encoding adenylate/guanylate cyclase domain-containing protein produces the protein MKKLGIPPHLLLHSAKGDRNFPLVGRNYWTIGRDKENDFVIGDYSISRNHAILQSTETGEFFLIDLGSSNGTFVNGRRVTIPVTLHNGDQITFGKTEVDFYSSLPDRSTDYNRNTIERDTVVLHERRLTSVMVVDMRNFTTLARQLDDKILSSLIGNWFRESGNIIRQSGSWVDKYIGDAVMAIWFHGQETVNQADIMHIFQAVRNINKMTRRLSQQYPVPFELAIGVGINTGYAMVGNTGSGDHPDYTAIGDTVNAAFRLESATKELGLDIAVGEQTYQYLADLEQTKSIFNQYTVKLKGYDNPTITYGITFEDLGVFLQANAIKY, from the coding sequence GTGAAAAAGCTAGGAATCCCCCCCCATTTACTGTTACATAGTGCTAAAGGTGATCGCAATTTTCCCTTAGTTGGGAGAAATTATTGGACGATTGGCCGTGACAAAGAGAATGATTTTGTCATTGGTGATTACTCTATTTCCCGTAATCATGCGATTTTACAATCGACGGAAACGGGTGAATTTTTTTTGATTGATTTAGGAAGTAGTAATGGAACATTTGTAAATGGTCGTCGAGTGACAATTCCTGTCACCCTACACAATGGAGATCAAATTACCTTTGGGAAGACAGAAGTAGACTTTTATAGTTCCTTACCCGATCGCTCTACGGATTATAATAGAAATACCATAGAACGAGACACAGTTGTTTTACATGAACGTCGTCTCACCTCTGTCATGGTAGTAGATATGCGTAACTTTACTACCTTAGCTAGACAACTTGATGACAAGATCTTATCTTCTTTGATAGGTAATTGGTTTCGTGAATCAGGAAATATTATTCGTCAATCGGGAAGTTGGGTAGATAAATATATTGGTGATGCGGTGATGGCTATTTGGTTTCATGGTCAAGAAACTGTTAATCAAGCTGATATTATGCATATTTTTCAAGCTGTCAGAAATATTAATAAAATGACTCGTCGTTTAAGTCAACAATATCCCGTCCCTTTTGAATTAGCTATTGGGGTAGGAATTAATACAGGTTATGCGATGGTGGGAAATACGGGCAGTGGGGATCATCCTGATTATACTGCTATTGGGGATACGGTAAATGCTGCTTTTCGTCTAGAATCTGCTACGAAAGAATTAGGGTTAGATATTGCTGTTGGGGAGCAAACTTATCAATATTTGGCTGATTTAGAACAAACTAAAAGTATTTTTAATCAATATACGGTGAAACTAAAAGGATATGATAACCCGACCATTACCTATGGGATTACATTTGAAGATTTAGGAGTATTTCTACAAGCTAATGCCATTAAATATTAA
- a CDS encoding DUF928 domain-containing protein: MNSIKTLKSLAIFTITLSSTVLGFFPLSLVSSSVSNAQEISLNFPPTGNRGAPKKTAGGGTRSDDISCITNQEGELPLVALMPNRDNQAKTATSTPTLYWYIPTTKATQGEFVIVDDNNQEVYQTQFTLPNRPGIIKLEITNKASLKPGKTYTWSFMIICDSSYRNRDKYIEGAIEYVKLDPQLETQIKNTSSSLAKAQLYAQSNLWNETLQAIIETRDKNLLEWQELMKSVGLEKLVDKPFIECCQIKN, translated from the coding sequence ATGAATAGTATTAAAACACTAAAGTCTTTGGCTATTTTCACTATCACCTTATCATCAACTGTGTTAGGATTTTTTCCATTGTCTTTAGTCTCATCTAGTGTATCGAATGCCCAAGAAATTAGCTTGAATTTTCCACCAACGGGAAACAGAGGGGCCCCCAAAAAAACAGCAGGAGGAGGAACCCGTAGTGATGATATTTCCTGTATTACTAACCAAGAAGGAGAATTACCTTTAGTTGCTTTAATGCCTAATCGAGATAATCAAGCAAAGACAGCAACTTCTACTCCTACATTATACTGGTATATACCGACAACAAAGGCAACTCAAGGAGAATTTGTTATAGTTGATGATAATAATCAGGAGGTTTACCAAACTCAGTTTACTTTACCTAATCGTCCTGGAATTATCAAATTAGAAATTACTAATAAAGCTTCTCTTAAACCAGGTAAAACCTATACTTGGTCTTTTATGATTATCTGTGATTCTAGTTATCGAAATAGGGATAAATATATAGAGGGAGCGATAGAATATGTTAAGCTTGATCCTCAATTAGAAACTCAGATTAAAAATACTTCTTCTTCTTTAGCAAAAGCTCAATTATATGCTCAATCTAACCTGTGGAATGAAACTTTACAAGCTATCATTGAAACACGAGATAAAAATCTTTTAGAATGGCAGGAATTAATGAAATCTGTGGGATTAGAAAAGCTAGTAGATAAGCCTTTTATCGAATGTTGTCAAATAAAAAATTAA